The proteins below come from a single Salinivibrio kushneri genomic window:
- the nfsA gene encoding oxygen-insensitive NADPH nitroreductase, with protein MNPTIETLLSHRSIRKFTQDAISPEQLTQIIDAARAVSSSSFLQCTSIIRVTDKEKRRLLAEYAGNQAYVADCAEFLVWCADFHRHEQINPNAKLGFTEQTLIGAIDGAIMAQNAMVAAESMGLGGVYIGGLRNQPEKVAELLAMPNHVMPLFGMCLGVPAQDPETKPKLPAQLLVHENSYQAIDEAALSDYDNQVREYYQTRTGGNKDMSWSEQISATLEKEARPFMKDFLHSKGFSTR; from the coding sequence ATGAATCCAACGATTGAGACACTTCTTTCTCACCGCTCTATTCGCAAATTTACGCAAGATGCCATTTCTCCCGAGCAATTAACCCAGATTATCGATGCGGCGCGCGCGGTATCCAGCTCAAGCTTTTTACAGTGCACCAGCATTATCCGTGTCACGGACAAAGAAAAACGACGCTTGCTGGCGGAATACGCGGGCAACCAAGCGTATGTGGCCGACTGTGCCGAGTTTTTAGTGTGGTGTGCGGACTTTCATCGCCATGAGCAAATTAACCCTAATGCCAAATTGGGCTTTACCGAGCAGACGCTTATCGGTGCGATTGATGGTGCCATCATGGCGCAAAATGCGATGGTGGCGGCAGAGTCGATGGGCCTAGGCGGCGTATATATCGGCGGCTTACGCAATCAGCCGGAAAAGGTGGCTGAACTACTGGCGATGCCCAATCATGTGATGCCTTTGTTTGGTATGTGCTTGGGTGTACCGGCGCAAGACCCAGAAACCAAGCCTAAGTTGCCTGCACAGCTTTTGGTGCACGAAAACAGCTATCAAGCCATTGATGAAGCGGCGCTAAGCGACTATGACAACCAAGTGCGCGAGTATTATCAAACCCGCACGGGGGGCAATAAAGACATGAGCTGGAGCGAGCAGATCTCCGCCACGTTAGAAAAAGAAGCGCGTCCGTTTATGAAAGACTTTCTGCACAGCAAAGGGTTTAGCACCCGTTAA
- a CDS encoding GrxA family glutaredoxin, whose product MFVVIFGRPGCPFCVRAKDLAEELKTSREDFNYRYVDIHAEGISKADLEKTVGKPVETVPQIFVDQAHVGGFTEFEAYAKENLGLYQE is encoded by the coding sequence ATGTTCGTCGTAATTTTTGGCCGCCCTGGCTGCCCATTCTGTGTTCGCGCAAAAGATTTGGCTGAAGAATTGAAAACAAGCCGTGAAGATTTCAACTACCGCTATGTGGATATCCACGCAGAAGGTATTAGCAAAGCCGACCTAGAAAAAACCGTCGGCAAGCCGGTTGAAACCGTGCCACAAATCTTTGTTGACCAAGCGCACGTTGGCGGCTTTACTGAATTTGAAGCCTACGCCAAAGAAAACCTCGGCCTGTATCAAGAATAA
- a CDS encoding response regulator, protein MNVITKQVMATLSLAVVAFVGNMISLPLFFGVHFIFGSVVVMLAIRLLGLWPAVFVALAGGSYTWILWGHPYAMATLVLEAFAVSLLFRRGIKNLVLADLAFWLVASPVVLTPLYTIVIGMDASSTIMITLKQALNGVFNALIAGLIVKLLVWRFQSGAINWLPAKIRLQELLFDALLCLTLIAGMTPIIINNQNNIIKNQQEVAEELAFVAQSVVGLLNQQPDLSLDSQKRALLSSLPQGASGVAILNSKGTPTVQVGRLRSMLPGEIRAVDSVDNLSIWLPKSGDNLVNRWKAGFYQYQLPIADRPNVSTLLVERPAAPLIKNIESKRNQSFTVLSGIAFLSILAAFVLSRILIQPLNRLDKASRHLPEKIRYQASVVLPQSRVAEYAVLSTSLQDMSHALSYNFRELEKAEANLTEEVQNRTQELARTSDLLSNILAASTEVAIIATDTKGGITLFNTGAERLLGYQSSEIVDKVSPALFHVPEEVEERAQTLTDQLNRPITGFDTFVAIPMLEGAETREWCYIHKQGHHIPVTLTVTAIYDDRQTIAGFLGIAQDITERKRHEQMKNEFISTISHELRTPLTSVSGALSLVRSGRLGEIPDKAQKILDTAHRNSERLTLLINDLLDIEKIAAGQLYFDMHVQPIDPILEQCLEENKAYGAERQVDIILNSETADVEVRVDKQRLKQVMANLLSNAIKFSPDGATVIIDSAVNEKQVIVSVIDQGCGIAEDFRPKLFEKFAQADSTDTRQKGGTGLGLAITRELIENMNGTIHVESTEGKGSRFYFQLPVYETAKMKPTVQGRLTDSSVGDKPDSDMDALYNILIVEDDPDVASLLRMMLEDSGYRVEISHDGMTALSALEAKHYDLISLDLMLPDIDGLDIIRRIRQHAETADIPIVVVSAKMEQGRLALNGDVENIEWLAKPIEHKQLISLVQQQLLNATHAKILHVEDDMDLHRIVQAMISDYMTIDHALTLDQAQSLIAQHTYDAILLDIGLPDGVGWNLIPQIKETQPTASIIVLTGEEVSAARYGIVHDVLLKRRLTTEKLVDVIGKRIRGQRLCSSDEPVR, encoded by the coding sequence ATGAACGTAATTACCAAGCAGGTAATGGCCACGCTGTCCCTGGCTGTTGTTGCCTTCGTCGGTAACATGATCAGTTTGCCGCTATTCTTTGGTGTGCATTTTATCTTTGGTTCTGTGGTTGTCATGCTGGCCATCAGGTTGCTCGGGTTATGGCCAGCTGTGTTCGTGGCGCTAGCTGGCGGCTCCTACACCTGGATACTCTGGGGCCACCCTTACGCGATGGCGACACTGGTATTGGAAGCATTTGCGGTTAGTTTACTGTTCCGCCGCGGTATAAAGAACTTAGTACTCGCGGATCTCGCGTTCTGGTTGGTGGCTAGCCCGGTCGTACTTACACCGCTCTACACCATTGTCATTGGTATGGATGCCAGCTCTACCATCATGATTACTCTGAAACAAGCCTTGAACGGTGTGTTCAACGCACTCATTGCAGGATTAATAGTAAAACTGCTGGTTTGGCGTTTTCAGAGTGGCGCCATAAATTGGTTACCAGCAAAAATACGGCTTCAGGAGCTGCTTTTTGATGCCCTGTTATGTCTGACCCTTATCGCGGGGATGACGCCCATCATTATTAACAATCAAAATAATATAATAAAAAACCAGCAAGAGGTTGCGGAGGAACTAGCGTTTGTTGCCCAAAGTGTGGTGGGGCTTCTTAACCAGCAACCCGACCTTTCGCTTGATAGTCAAAAGAGAGCACTACTTTCGTCACTACCTCAAGGTGCGTCTGGGGTGGCAATATTGAATAGCAAGGGCACACCGACAGTGCAGGTGGGTCGTTTACGCTCTATGTTACCGGGGGAGATTAGAGCAGTGGACAGTGTCGACAACCTGTCTATTTGGTTGCCGAAATCCGGAGATAATTTGGTTAACCGTTGGAAAGCGGGTTTTTATCAATATCAATTACCAATAGCAGACCGGCCCAACGTGTCTACATTGCTTGTAGAGCGGCCCGCAGCACCACTGATAAAAAATATTGAAAGTAAGCGCAATCAGAGCTTTACGGTGCTGTCGGGTATTGCTTTTTTGAGTATACTCGCCGCTTTTGTACTGAGCCGAATCCTAATTCAACCTCTAAACAGACTGGATAAAGCAAGCCGTCATCTACCGGAAAAAATACGCTATCAAGCGAGTGTTGTGCTGCCTCAAAGCCGAGTAGCAGAATACGCTGTCTTGTCGACATCACTGCAAGATATGAGTCATGCGCTTAGCTATAACTTCCGTGAATTGGAGAAAGCTGAGGCGAATCTTACGGAGGAAGTGCAAAATCGCACCCAAGAACTGGCGAGAACTTCCGATCTATTGAGTAATATATTGGCCGCCTCGACTGAGGTTGCGATTATCGCCACCGACACCAAAGGGGGGATTACCTTATTCAACACCGGCGCTGAAAGACTACTTGGTTATCAGTCCTCAGAGATCGTCGATAAAGTTAGCCCTGCACTGTTTCATGTACCTGAAGAGGTGGAAGAAAGAGCTCAGACGTTAACGGACCAGTTGAATCGTCCGATAACTGGGTTCGATACCTTCGTGGCGATTCCGATGTTAGAAGGTGCAGAAACGCGTGAATGGTGTTATATCCATAAACAAGGCCATCATATCCCCGTTACATTGACAGTGACGGCGATATACGACGATCGTCAAACGATTGCCGGTTTCCTCGGCATTGCCCAAGATATCACCGAACGTAAACGCCATGAGCAAATGAAGAATGAGTTCATTTCTACGATTAGTCATGAATTACGTACGCCACTCACCTCGGTGTCCGGGGCATTGAGTTTGGTGCGAAGTGGACGCCTGGGTGAGATCCCTGATAAAGCCCAAAAAATACTCGACACTGCACATCGTAATAGCGAGCGGTTAACCTTGTTGATCAACGATTTACTCGATATCGAAAAAATAGCGGCCGGCCAGTTGTATTTTGATATGCACGTTCAACCTATTGATCCCATCCTAGAGCAATGTTTAGAAGAAAATAAAGCATACGGTGCAGAGCGACAAGTCGACATTATCTTGAACAGTGAAACGGCGGATGTCGAGGTTCGGGTAGATAAACAAAGGCTGAAGCAAGTCATGGCTAATCTGCTATCTAATGCGATCAAGTTCTCGCCTGATGGAGCCACGGTCATCATCGATTCCGCAGTGAATGAAAAGCAAGTTATCGTCAGTGTCATTGACCAAGGTTGTGGGATTGCTGAAGACTTCCGACCCAAGCTGTTTGAGAAGTTTGCACAAGCTGACAGCACAGATACTCGTCAAAAAGGCGGTACGGGGCTGGGGTTAGCGATTACTCGTGAACTCATTGAGAATATGAATGGAACGATCCACGTTGAATCAACAGAAGGCAAAGGGTCACGTTTTTACTTTCAGCTGCCTGTGTATGAAACGGCGAAAATGAAACCGACTGTTCAGGGTAGGCTGACTGATTCGAGTGTTGGTGATAAGCCAGATTCAGATATGGATGCTTTGTATAATATCCTGATCGTAGAAGATGATCCCGACGTCGCCAGCCTGTTAAGAATGATGCTGGAAGATTCGGGATATCGGGTTGAGATCAGTCACGATGGCATGACAGCGTTAAGCGCGTTAGAAGCGAAGCATTATGATTTAATCAGTCTCGATTTAATGCTGCCCGATATTGATGGGCTCGATATTATTCGCCGTATAAGACAGCATGCTGAAACGGCTGATATTCCTATCGTCGTGGTGTCTGCAAAAATGGAGCAGGGGCGTTTAGCGCTCAATGGTGACGTTGAAAATATTGAGTGGTTAGCCAAACCCATCGAGCACAAACAACTTATCAGCTTGGTACAACAACAGTTGCTGAATGCGACACATGCAAAAATTTTGCATGTTGAAGATGATATGGATTTACATCGAATCGTTCAGGCGATGATCAGTGATTATATGACCATCGATCATGCGCTCACACTGGACCAAGCTCAATCGTTGATAGCGCAACACACGTATGATGCGATCTTGCTGGATATTGGCTTACCCGACGGTGTTGGTTGGAATTTAATCCCGCAGATTAAAGAGACACAGCCGACAGCGTCGATCATTGTGCTAACAGGGGAAGAGGTAAGCGCTGCTCGTTACGGTATCGTGCATGATGTGTTACTGAAAAGACGACTGACAACGGAAAAATTAGTCGATGTTATCGGTAAGCGCATTAGGGGTCAGCGCTTGTGCTCAAGCGATGAACCTGTGCGCTAA
- a CDS encoding PAS domain-containing protein — MRTPPVPDNEVQRQKALDETELLNSGADPRFDRITRLCLDLFSIPIALVSLVDRERQYFKSRQGLDATETSRDISFCGHAIMGSEPLIIENVLDDMRFCDNPLVCGAPDIRFYAGMPIHSSEGYRLGTLCLIDNQPRQFSEENVAQLKNLAGMVEDLIWSDTYQRRESTALQQQLQASHDEMASLINNIPGITFRCLPDKSWTMLYISNQVDTISGYAADDLINNKRVCYADLIHPDDVSLVDDAVTNAMANNEEWHIEYRVRHRTLGYRWVEERGKCIDTDPRHPRVLEGFIIDITRERNALTQLERHHQALTVLTDIAFSSHSSLDDRINHALEEAKQYLRAELAIVSEIKDDVYIVNWIVGPPDSVIDAGQQFALKDTWCQLLMSDNSRTSVTEQFIADTCRPEFRRHPCYEAAPLGSYAGVVIYVYGRPWGTLNVSSSRARSEGYNDGEKLFLRLLGNWLSDVLTQNLSQQRLTKLAALLPGTLYQFRRFPDGRMVFPYSSPQIESLYGITPEQAAEDATPAFERIHPGDIEAIQQSIEHSADTLEYWQATYQSDCPGKGYRWISGEARPEKMIDGSVLWHGYLQDVHEHHQARLALEQSEARLRGLFDFSPIGIALNDFETGQFLDLNDALIAPTGYTREEFVSLSYWDVTPKEYEPEEKKALASMQNTGRYGPFEKEYIRKDGSRYPVRLQGMLSTELDGRKVIWSLVEDITERKKLDKMKDEFIATVSHELRTPLTSIKGALGLLNGGATGDLPPKANQLLSTAERNATRLSLLINDLLDMEKLVAGKMLIQLKKQELGPLLNDAIESVKSYQHQNPIQIHTPNNWPTVMVNVDGARLIQALTNLLSNAIKFSPEEGQVDVSVTKSRKDVEISIRDYGPGVDKEFQNRLFQRFSQADSSDNRKLPGTGLGLAITREICQQMDGDVGYRDAEGGGALFFIQLQVEQ; from the coding sequence ATGCGAACGCCACCTGTTCCAGACAACGAAGTGCAGCGTCAAAAGGCGTTAGACGAAACCGAGTTGCTTAACAGCGGTGCCGACCCTCGCTTTGATCGCATTACTCGCTTATGCCTTGACTTGTTTTCTATCCCTATCGCGCTGGTGTCACTGGTCGATCGGGAGCGACAATACTTTAAGTCTCGTCAGGGGTTAGATGCCACTGAAACCTCAAGGGATATCTCTTTTTGTGGGCACGCCATTATGGGTAGTGAACCATTGATTATTGAAAACGTGCTAGACGATATGCGTTTTTGTGACAATCCACTTGTCTGTGGGGCGCCAGATATTCGGTTTTATGCGGGTATGCCGATTCACAGCAGCGAGGGTTATCGACTGGGCACGCTATGCCTAATTGATAACCAACCAAGGCAGTTTAGTGAAGAAAACGTGGCGCAACTAAAGAACCTTGCTGGCATGGTGGAGGATCTGATTTGGAGCGATACCTATCAGCGGCGTGAGTCAACAGCGTTGCAGCAACAACTGCAGGCTAGCCACGATGAAATGGCATCGCTGATTAATAACATACCAGGCATCACGTTTCGTTGTTTGCCAGATAAAAGCTGGACCATGCTCTATATCAGTAATCAAGTCGACACCATCAGTGGTTATGCCGCCGACGATCTGATAAACAATAAACGTGTTTGTTATGCAGATCTCATTCATCCTGATGATGTTTCATTGGTTGATGACGCTGTTACTAACGCGATGGCCAATAATGAAGAATGGCATATTGAGTACCGTGTTCGGCATCGTACACTGGGTTATCGTTGGGTGGAGGAACGGGGTAAATGTATTGACACAGACCCTAGGCATCCACGGGTGCTTGAAGGGTTTATTATCGATATTACTCGAGAGCGCAATGCCTTGACGCAGCTAGAGCGGCATCATCAGGCGTTAACCGTACTCACCGACATTGCCTTTTCAAGCCATAGTAGCTTGGATGATAGAATTAATCATGCTTTGGAAGAAGCCAAGCAGTATTTGCGGGCTGAACTGGCGATTGTCAGTGAAATCAAAGACGATGTGTATATAGTTAACTGGATAGTCGGACCTCCAGACTCGGTCATTGATGCAGGACAGCAGTTTGCGTTAAAAGATACGTGGTGCCAGCTGCTCATGTCAGATAATTCCCGTACCTCGGTGACGGAACAGTTTATCGCCGACACCTGCCGTCCGGAGTTCCGCCGACATCCTTGCTATGAAGCGGCACCGTTAGGTAGTTATGCAGGTGTGGTTATCTATGTCTATGGTCGTCCTTGGGGCACATTGAACGTGTCGTCTTCTCGTGCGCGTTCGGAAGGTTACAATGATGGTGAAAAGCTATTTCTGCGTCTATTGGGCAACTGGTTATCTGATGTACTGACCCAAAATTTGAGCCAGCAACGGCTAACCAAATTAGCGGCATTGCTACCGGGAACGCTGTACCAATTCCGTCGCTTTCCCGATGGGCGGATGGTTTTTCCCTATAGCTCCCCTCAAATAGAATCTTTGTACGGCATTACACCAGAGCAGGCCGCTGAAGACGCCACGCCAGCGTTTGAACGTATCCATCCTGGTGATATCGAAGCTATCCAGCAATCCATTGAGCATTCGGCAGACACGTTAGAATATTGGCAAGCGACCTACCAGAGTGATTGTCCAGGAAAGGGGTACCGTTGGATTTCGGGTGAGGCGCGGCCAGAAAAAATGATTGACGGCAGTGTTTTGTGGCATGGTTATTTGCAGGATGTTCACGAACATCACCAAGCACGCTTGGCTCTAGAACAGAGCGAGGCAAGGTTGCGTGGTCTTTTTGACTTCTCCCCGATCGGTATCGCGTTAAACGATTTTGAAACTGGACAATTTCTTGACTTAAATGATGCCCTCATAGCGCCCACAGGTTATACGCGCGAAGAGTTCGTTTCCCTCAGTTATTGGGATGTCACGCCCAAAGAATATGAGCCAGAAGAGAAAAAAGCGCTGGCAAGTATGCAGAACACAGGTCGCTATGGGCCGTTTGAAAAAGAGTACATCCGAAAAGATGGCAGTCGATATCCGGTACGTCTGCAAGGCATGCTGAGCACGGAGTTGGATGGAAGAAAGGTGATTTGGTCTCTTGTCGAAGACATTACTGAACGCAAAAAACTCGACAAAATGAAAGATGAATTTATTGCCACTGTCAGTCATGAACTGCGCACTCCATTAACGTCGATCAAAGGCGCGTTAGGGCTATTGAATGGCGGTGCAACTGGAGATTTACCGCCAAAGGCGAATCAGTTGCTGAGTACGGCTGAACGGAATGCAACACGTTTAAGCTTACTGATAAACGATTTGTTAGATATGGAAAAGCTTGTCGCAGGAAAAATGCTAATTCAATTAAAAAAACAAGAGCTTGGCCCGCTACTAAATGACGCGATAGAGTCTGTTAAATCCTACCAGCATCAAAACCCGATACAAATACACACCCCGAATAACTGGCCGACGGTGATGGTCAATGTTGACGGAGCAAGATTGATTCAAGCATTAACCAATTTACTGTCCAATGCGATCAAATTCTCCCCTGAGGAAGGGCAGGTGGACGTATCTGTCACAAAAAGCCGTAAAGACGTTGAAATTAGTATCCGAGATTATGGGCCCGGCGTGGACAAGGAGTTTCAAAACCGACTGTTCCAGCGTTTTAGTCAGGCTGACAGCAGTGATAATCGAAAATTACCTGGTACAGGGCTAGGGCTGGCTATTACGCGGGAAATTTGCCAACAGATGGATGGCGATGTGGGTTACCGCGATGCTGAGGGCGGCGGGGCATTGTTTTTTATTCAGTTGCAGGTTGAACAATGA
- a CDS encoding diguanylate cyclase codes for MDDNKKNNDTEKRLEKLKEAYTKRLTSEFKRLHAINDKLLSGNDDHETLEALHAGLHTIAGAAGTFGFPSLGEAARHFERQVANRLSQAEQQASLPNDWIKALESAHNKDSLSANQSTTTIQQPVMEGAPVIGLVERDSILAKYAQSQFARFGFQVHWVKDANELNQLTSHALDLMLVDHHAIQNDTPDTNLADLWKIKLRDFKCPIFFIGAEESYKARLQALRAGGSGYYTKPLDMATLASKFAYMLAHNDAEPGRVMIIDQDASLVSQCQSVLENANMSIEVVPNPEHIFECISEFNPEVIIIGVWLSEVTGAELATLLAQTEHWAHLPIIFLSRDPNADLRRQSLLIDGDAVLEVPVDKELLVSLCQRRVQRLRAFNRTQHQDSLTGLLKHASIKDALQKQWQLAQRRLQVFSVVMLDIDHFKSVNDTYGHAIGDQVIAAIGTLIRQHFRNTDKLGRYGGEEFALVLPDCDMHQAEKLVNQLREDFAAVKFKANDTPFSCTLSAGIADNQRFPAETGESLLALADQALYRAKHDGRNCVVQAVITS; via the coding sequence ATGGACGATAACAAAAAGAATAATGACACCGAAAAGCGCCTTGAGAAGCTAAAGGAAGCGTATACTAAACGGCTGACCTCAGAGTTTAAACGGCTTCATGCTATCAATGATAAGTTGTTATCAGGCAATGATGATCATGAAACCTTAGAAGCGTTGCATGCTGGATTGCACACCATTGCAGGCGCGGCAGGAACATTTGGTTTTCCTAGTCTCGGTGAAGCCGCTCGTCATTTCGAGAGGCAGGTTGCTAACCGCTTATCTCAAGCTGAACAGCAAGCCAGTTTACCTAATGATTGGATCAAAGCGCTGGAGTCAGCGCATAACAAAGATAGCCTCTCAGCAAATCAGAGCACCACAACAATTCAGCAACCGGTCATGGAAGGGGCGCCTGTTATCGGCTTGGTCGAGCGCGATAGCATTTTAGCGAAATATGCCCAATCCCAGTTTGCTCGTTTTGGTTTTCAGGTGCATTGGGTCAAAGATGCGAACGAACTAAACCAATTAACCAGCCACGCACTGGACTTAATGCTGGTGGACCATCATGCCATTCAGAATGACACGCCTGATACCAATTTAGCGGATTTGTGGAAGATCAAGCTGCGGGACTTCAAATGCCCAATCTTCTTTATTGGCGCGGAAGAAAGTTATAAAGCCAGGTTGCAAGCATTGCGTGCAGGAGGCTCTGGCTATTACACCAAACCGTTGGACATGGCTACACTCGCGTCGAAGTTTGCGTATATGCTCGCGCACAATGATGCAGAACCTGGGCGAGTTATGATTATTGATCAAGACGCTTCTTTAGTCTCGCAATGCCAATCTGTTTTAGAAAACGCAAACATGAGCATCGAGGTAGTACCTAATCCCGAACACATTTTTGAATGTATCAGCGAGTTCAACCCTGAAGTCATTATCATTGGCGTCTGGTTATCTGAGGTTACGGGTGCAGAATTGGCCACTTTGCTGGCGCAGACAGAACACTGGGCACATCTGCCGATTATTTTCCTCTCTCGCGACCCTAATGCAGATTTGCGTCGTCAATCATTGCTTATCGACGGCGATGCCGTTCTTGAGGTGCCGGTGGATAAAGAGCTTTTGGTGAGCCTTTGTCAGCGGAGGGTCCAGCGCCTTCGGGCTTTCAATCGTACCCAGCACCAGGATAGCCTCACAGGTCTGTTGAAGCACGCGAGCATCAAAGACGCGTTGCAAAAGCAATGGCAATTGGCACAGCGTCGGTTGCAAGTGTTTAGCGTAGTCATGTTAGATATCGATCATTTTAAAAGCGTCAACGACACCTACGGTCATGCTATTGGCGATCAAGTGATTGCGGCAATTGGCACGCTAATACGCCAGCACTTTAGAAATACGGATAAGCTTGGCCGTTACGGCGGAGAAGAATTTGCACTCGTATTACCCGATTGCGATATGCACCAAGCTGAGAAACTGGTGAACCAGTTACGCGAAGACTTTGCAGCGGTTAAGTTTAAAGCAAATGATACACCTTTTTCGTGCACGCTTTCCGCCGGTATTGCCGATAATCAGCGTTTTCCAGCAGAAACAGGTGAATCCCTATTAGCGCTTGCTGATCAAGCCTTATACCGCGCCAAACATGATGGTCGAAATTGTGTGGTACAAGCAGTCATCACTTCTTAA
- a CDS encoding response regulator, which produces MSVLDKVLYVEDDPDIREIATLALEDVGGLTLKTCESGERALQEVEGFKPQIILLDVMMPNMDGPETLTALRERGFVDDSVLVLFMTAKVHPEEVARYKALGVSQVISKPFDPMTLADEIKAFWDEFDGR; this is translated from the coding sequence ATGTCTGTTTTAGATAAAGTTTTATATGTCGAGGATGACCCTGATATACGCGAAATTGCTACTCTCGCATTAGAGGATGTGGGAGGGCTCACTCTCAAAACTTGTGAGTCAGGTGAGCGAGCCTTGCAGGAAGTGGAAGGCTTTAAGCCGCAAATCATACTGCTCGACGTCATGATGCCGAATATGGATGGTCCCGAAACACTCACTGCGCTGCGGGAACGAGGGTTCGTTGATGACTCGGTACTGGTTCTTTTTATGACCGCGAAAGTTCATCCGGAAGAAGTAGCTCGCTATAAAGCGTTAGGCGTGAGTCAGGTTATCTCTAAGCCTTTCGACCCTATGACATTGGCTGACGAAATTAAGGCATTTTGGGACGAATTCGATGGACGATAA
- a CDS encoding alpha/beta hydrolase family protein: protein MTHLIDTAPFKQAIDTDHVYGVGFFLGGTSMLSLAGARFEPALYKQSCAQEGVNIDCQWLQKNKVDLSKVSEPMLSRTNQDDRVKAIVAINPELTKTLDTQSLDDIKVPVKVMDIRGRQAALPELEVAESLAAIPNMTLMKTPHTTIFSAFSRCTAKGAQILALEGEGHLCQTSGQQSREEVHRLIIEAITQFVGKH from the coding sequence TTGACGCATCTCATAGATACCGCGCCGTTTAAGCAGGCTATCGATACTGACCATGTGTATGGGGTTGGGTTTTTCTTAGGCGGCACGTCCATGCTGTCACTGGCGGGGGCGAGATTTGAGCCGGCGCTTTACAAGCAATCTTGCGCACAGGAAGGGGTGAATATTGATTGTCAGTGGCTCCAGAAAAACAAGGTGGATTTGAGCAAGGTGTCTGAGCCAATGCTTAGCCGCACCAACCAAGATGATCGTGTCAAAGCCATTGTGGCGATTAATCCTGAATTAACCAAAACATTGGATACACAGAGCCTTGATGACATCAAGGTGCCTGTGAAAGTGATGGATATTCGCGGCCGTCAGGCTGCGCTGCCGGAATTGGAGGTGGCTGAATCTCTTGCCGCGATTCCGAATATGACGCTAATGAAAACGCCTCATACCACTATTTTCAGTGCGTTTAGTCGGTGTACGGCAAAAGGTGCGCAGATATTAGCATTGGAAGGGGAAGGCCATCTTTGCCAAACATCAGGGCAGCAATCCCGAGAAGAGGTGCACAGATTGATTATTGAGGCGATCACCCAGTTTGTTGGCAAGCATTAA
- a CDS encoding AraC family transcriptional regulator has product MLPPSRAGWIPPNAKHSVLFCNAVSGYSVLLLPDLCQSLPNRPQVVGLNQMLESMVARSAGWDQAQLTAENRRITDVIIDEIRTAEAEALYLPMPTDQRLVRVAEAILRQPDSKNTAEQWAKVGALSARTLRRLMPAETGLTFVQWRNQAQLNHALALLAQGERVGDVAFALGYATPSNFIAMFKKAMGHPPAYYFSGSQRKDVR; this is encoded by the coding sequence GTGTTACCACCGTCTCGCGCTGGCTGGATCCCTCCCAACGCGAAACATAGCGTGCTTTTTTGTAATGCGGTGAGCGGCTATTCGGTGTTACTTTTACCTGACTTATGCCAGTCGTTGCCGAATCGACCCCAAGTGGTCGGGTTGAATCAAATGCTGGAGTCGATGGTGGCGCGAAGTGCTGGATGGGATCAAGCGCAGCTCACTGCGGAGAACCGACGCATTACCGATGTGATAATCGATGAAATCCGCACCGCAGAGGCGGAAGCGCTTTATCTACCGATGCCGACTGATCAGCGATTAGTGCGTGTTGCCGAGGCGATTTTACGTCAGCCCGATAGTAAAAATACCGCGGAGCAGTGGGCCAAAGTGGGCGCATTGTCAGCCCGAACACTGCGGCGTTTAATGCCGGCCGAAACCGGCCTGACTTTTGTGCAATGGCGAAACCAAGCGCAGTTGAATCACGCATTAGCACTATTGGCGCAAGGTGAACGGGTGGGCGATGTGGCCTTTGCTTTAGGCTACGCGACCCCAAGTAATTTTATCGCCATGTTTAAAAAGGCGATGGGGCATCCCCCGGCCTATTATTTTTCTGGCTCACAGCGTAAGGACGTGCGATGA